CATGGATGAAGGAAAATTACACGACAGACTGGGAAAAACCGGGGACTTCTCCAACGCACTGGTATTATTTACGTCAAATATCGGCAGTGATGCCATTACCCGGTCCTTTCAGGATGGGGTAATACCTGCTTCACAACAACTCATGGAACTGATGGCCCGCCATTTCAGACCGGAGTTTTTGGGAAGACTAACAGAGATCGTACCCTTTGGGCCTATCCGCCAGGAGAACGTGGAGAAAATTTTTGACATTCATTTACAACATTTATTGCAGCTGCTACAGCAGCAACAGATTAGTTTGACCGTCACCCCGGCTGCAAGGAAACATCTGGCGATGATGGGCTATTCGCCGCAATATGGCGCCCGTCCACTGCGGGAAGTGATTCGTGGTCAGCTCCGCAAACCATTGTCCCGCATGATCATCGACGGTAGCCTGCAAAAGGATATGGTGGTAACGCTGGACCTGAAAGCTGCGCAATTAGATTGGTTAATCAGTTAGTTAACAATAAATACAACAGTAGTCAATTGTTTATTGGTCTTTTGGTTTTTTACATTCCAACATTCCAGAAATTCCAACATCAAAAAAATTTCATTATGAATGACAACTACGGAATTGGCGGCACAGAAGTGAAGCTGGACGCCAATGAAGCCATTGCGGAAATATCACATAACCGTACACTGTTTGCTGAAAAGCTCACCCAGCAAGCACCTGTAAAGCCTGAAATTGTGGAAGGGCTCACCTCCGTGGAGGCTGTCTTTGAAAATTTCAAACCCGAAGTAAATGTAAGTTTTCATGATGCGGAAGGACGCCCTGTTCCTGAGAAACTACAGTTTCATCACCTCGGCGATTTTGGTGTGAAAGGCATCACCGCGCAAAGCGCCTTCCTGAATGACCTTGCTACGGAAAAGGAACAATACCTGAAAATTATGAAGCACCTGAAAACAAACAAGATCCTGAAAACAGCACTGGCCGATCCGGATGCCCGTAAAGCCATGCTGGGCGCTGTTCGCGGCATGCTGAAAGATCTGAATACCAAATAATTAACAGTTCCTCATCCCGGAACATAACTTCATTCACTATGGCAGAATTACAGAAAAACCAGGCGTTGCAGGATCAGCAAAATGGGGGTCAGTCTTCCGCTCCGCAGGAAGCGGACCTCGCCCTGCACATTGAGGACCTGGCAAAATACGGCGGCTTCGACCTGTTGGAAGCAACCGTAGAAGGTGCGCAGAATCTCAACCCCGATCGTAAAGCGCGCCGCAATATATTTTTAACCGAAGCCGCCAAAAAAGCAGAAAGAGACAAGCTCAGAAAAACATTGTCCCTTTGGGAAAAAGTATTGTCTGACGCCACAGAACTCCCCGAAATGGTGGACTACTGCAATGAACATGCTGCTGAAGCCGACAGGGTATTATCCAACAACCTGGGGGAAGCGGTAGAAGGTACGCGCGAACTGGAACAAGCCTACCGCAACGTAGCACTGTTCTTTAAAAATACCGAAGCAGATAAAATAAAGAATATCTCTTTCATCAACGTAGAACTGGAACAACTCAAAGACCTGGACAACACCCGGTTTATTGATGCTATACAAACAGAACTGGTGAATAACTACGATCGCCTCGATCTGCGTTCCAACTACAGTCTGCTCGTGATCCCCGGCTACCTGGGTTCCAACAAGGTGTTGGAAAAATGGGCAAAAATTGCGCATGAAAATAAAACGATGCTGGTAACCGACTTCGCTCACCTGGATGCACCGGATGATGTGATGGAGATGTTTGAGCTGGCTAATCTTACCGGTGGGGAGATCCATCGTTCCAATGTGATCATGTCGTGTAACTGGCTGGTAGGCCGTGGTAAATTTGAAGAAGTAGGAGAACAGGACAACCTGTATGTACCGCCTTCCGGTGCATTGGCAGGAAAGATCTATAAAACGCTGATGTCGCAGGTAACCGCCGGTAAAAAGTTTGGCGGCATGAACGAAGTAGATGGGGTACGGTTTGAACTGAAGAAAAGTGAAATCGCCAGCCTGGAAAAAATGGGCCTCGTACCCATGGTAAAAGAATATGGAAAAGTAATGGCCTTCAGTGCCAAAACATTGTTTAACGGCGATAACCTGGGATTGCAAACCTATTCTGTGGTACGTGTATTCGATTTCGTTACCAAGGTGCTGATGGACTTCCTGAACCGCCGTGCTTTCGAAAATTTCAATGCCAATACCCGTAAGGACCTCATGAAGCAGATCATCCGCTTCCTGGATGGTATCACCGGCCCTGATAAGCTCATCGAGGATTTTAATATCCGCCGCTTTGAACAGGACCCTATTCAGAAAGATCGTATCCACCTGGATATTCACCTGAAGCCATACTTTCCTGCTAAGAACTTCCTGATCAAAATGGAAGGACAAAAAGGCGACGATGCTGCGGATTGGGATACTACCTACGAGCAGGATAAATAAAAGTTGTCAGCAGGAAGTAGCCCGTTTTCGCAGTTATGAAAGTATTTAGCAATCATCATCCTGCGGATGTCGGGTGGTATCCTGCTGAATGCTGACAGTTTTATATCTTGCCCTTATTCATGAAGAAAGTAAAAGAGAAGCAACAATGAAACAAGTGCTGTGTAGCTTTATAATTTGTTTGTTAATAGCAGGAACTGCCCGGCAGACGGCAGCGCAGGGAAAAGCCGACACGGTGCTGACCACCCGTGGCGCTGTAACCCTGATCACCTGCGGATCTCTCATCAGCACCTTTCAGATTGGCGACGGCAAAAATGCGGACTACGATTACCGGATCGTAGACGGTAACATGGTATTTGTAAGACCTACCGTAGCAACGCCCAGGCCCACCAACCTGATTGTACGCGAAGGCGAAAACATTCACTACATGATCATCGCATTCAGGGATAAAGTAGATCTTACCAGGCTGAAATATGCACTGTCGCCCAAAATGCAGCATGGTGCGCCCACCGTTGCCCAGAATGATAACGCGCCGGAAAAGCCTGCCAGGAAACGGGCTTCACGTGCCGGTAACGGTGATAGCAACGGTTTTTCACTGGACAATGTACCTGTGGAAGAAGGTGGCCTTATCAGCATTGACACAGTAACAGTCAGCAAAATTGCGGAAGACTTCGGAAAAGACAGAAAGGTAAACCATCAGTACGAAACAAAAGCAGACGGCATAAGCGTAGGCTATGCACAAGCGATGACGCTCAATAACATGAACTATTTCTGTTATCGTATCCGCAATAAAAACAAGGAGCCATACGAAATTGCAAAGATGACCCTCCTGCACAAGGAGAAAAAAGACTCCACCGTATTGCATACCATGACCATGCTCTATAAGCACGGTCCGGCAAGCGTTGCAGCGCACGATGAAGCCAGCGAAGTATTTGTAGTGCCTTCCAGGCTATTCAAAAAAAATGATGAGGTAGTCATTGTGATACAACCGGCATCCGGGGAGCAAGTGGTATTATACCTGCCCGCCACCGCACTGCCTAAGTATATGGTGACGAAATAATTATACCTGTTATATGAAATGTTTGTATCTGACAGGATTATTCATTTGTTTGTTACCGCACATCAGTACCGCGCAGCAGGTAGACTTCTGTGGCGAAACGGTACCGATGGAAAGAGATTTTGTATCTTATCGCCTGATGGATATCATCAAGCAGAACCTTCGCTACCAGGGGTATCTACCATCATTGCGACTCAAAGCAGAACAATATTTTCCCGTCATAGAGCCCATTCTGGCGCAATACCAGGTGCCACCGGACTTTAAGTACCTGCCTATTGTGGAAAGCGGTTTAACCAATGCCACCTCTCCCGTAGGCGCGCAGGGCGTATGGCAGATTATGCCCGGCACCGCAGCAGAACTGGGACTCTCCGTAGGAGCAGGATATGATGAACGCAATCACCTGATCAAAGCCACACACGCAGCATGTAAACTGATCCGCCTGTTGCATACCCAGCTGAAATCATGGACACTGGCAGCAGCAGCCTACAATGCGGGCTCCGGTAATATTTCCCGGAACATCCGCCGGCAGGGCAGTAGCGACTACTATCAACTGATGCTGAATAATGAAACGGCGCAGTATATCTACAAGATCATTGCCATCAAACAATTATTTGAAAGCCCGGAGTTGTATCTGCCTGGATTCGGGTATAATGTGTTTAATAAAAGCAGCAGCGATGGATCTGTTTTTTCCACACCACCGGCAGGCAACAGTCATGCAAAGGAGTTTAATACTATCCGTATCACCATAGGTAAGCATGCCCCAAAAAGAACATCCGTTGTTTATGCGGCGCGGCTGGAGCGAAACGCTTCTTTCCGGGATGGAGAGTTGGTGAGCCTCCGCTTGCAGGATGATTTGCAGGCTAGCGGGGTATATATACGAAAAAATGCCCTGCTCTCCGGTAAGGGGTGGTTGGTGAGCAATCGGGTGTATGTGGATCTGGGTTTTGGTAATACGGTGATCCTGTGTGCAGCCGATGGTAAAAAGGGTGTACCACCCGATCAGTTAAAGACCGGTGCTGATGTACAGTTGCTCAGCAGGGATGCTCACATCAGCACATCGTTGATGAAAATGCGGTATGGAAATGTATTGGCAGATTTTTCTTCCAGCTGGAGTAATAATTCTTCTTTGAGATAGTTAAGATTGGCCGCCGGGTATTTTGCAATAGGTTGTACCAGTGTGATATGTATATCCAGGGTACGGTTATAACCTGCACCGGTACCGGGTTGCAGCGCAACCCCTTTGGCTACTGTGGTGTTTTTCATCTCTTTACCAAAAACAGCACGACACAATGCTTTGATATCTTCAGGGGTTACAATCCTGTTGTGTGATAACAAATGAGCGCGGTAGAGATTGATTTTTTCATCAATATTCAGCCGGTCTTTTCCTCCTGTTGTATTGGTGAGCAGTGTAATGCTGCCGGGCTTTGTATGGATGGTACCATATTCCAGCAATTTGCTGCCCATGCGTATATTATTAGCCACCGTGCCGTTGGTAGAATAAAATTCTATAAAGATATAGGCGGCATTTTCCCGTGGCTTCACCATTACGTAGGGGATGTTTCCTTTATTGGCTCCCGGCTGCAATTGTTCTTCCAGTGAAGCGATGAGCTGATGCAGTTCCCGCATGCGGTTGGTTACATAGTCGTTTTTTACTTCCTCAAAAAGCGAGCTTTCATCCCGGATTACTTCCACCAGGTAGGCGATGATCTCTTTTGCTTCGCGGGAATCGAAACGGCCGATGCCGCTGCTGCGCACTACGAGTTCACCATCCTGCATCTGTCCGGCAGTGGAGAAGTTGCGTACGTAGTAGTCCGTTCCTTCCAGGTCATACACCCGTTTAATATCAAAAAAGATATCAGGTGTTTGCAGCGGGATGATGTTGAGGTATTTGTTGAGCTTGAGTGATTGTTCGTTGTTTTTTTTGTTGATGACAGGGAAGCAGTTGATACTGCAGTAAAGGTCTTCCAGCAGGGTGTGGTGCAATGCTTCGGGGAATTCTATCCTGATCCATTGTATGGCGTTATTCAGCCTGGCGGCTTCCTGTCCGAAGATGCGTGTCAGTTGTTCCGGTGTGCTCCCTGTGGGGCGTGTATACTTGTCCGTTACCGTGAGGAAGTGCCGGCGGAACCGCTGCAACACATGCTGACTGTAACGGGCATTTGTATCCACGGCTACCTGGATCATTTTATCCACTTCTTCTTCTGCTACTGAGCGGCTGTGGCGGTAGCCACCTTTTACGGTCAGTTCCCGGTCGTTGATAAAAAAGCGCGCCAGCGGGAGGTAGTGATAAAACATTTCCTGCTGGTGAATATTGCGGAGGTCGAAGAAAAAAGACATCCCTTCAAATCCCTGTTGTGTATCCTCCATAGACAACCCTATCCACAGGTGATTGGGTGGCGCGTCGGGGAGATACTCGCCTTGCAGGATCTGTTCTTTAAACCAGTTGTCGCGTGTTTCATAGATCTTGTTGCCGATGGCCAGGTATTGTACCTGTCCGCGGAAGAGGCGGTGGTCTGTAACAGGTGAAAAGAAAAGGTCCTGGGTATGACTGCCTGTTTTGGTATGATGAAAGAATTGGTGGCCGGCCTTGATATCTGCTGTTGCTTCTGTGGCTACTGCATGCAGTATACCATAGGAAGGCTGGCTGCTGGTGATGGGCTCCGGCATCATGATCTGTGCCAGTCTTTCCACGAGCCTTGCGTGTGATACATCTACGTCGCCGGAGATTTTTTCCAGTTCGCTGGCGCAGGCTTCCAGCAACAGTTGTACGATAGGATCGAAAGATGTTTCTACTTCCGCGTCGGGGTATCCCCAGAGGCGTGCCGCAGTTTTCAGCATCCGGTCTTTTATCCGTTCCTTTTTCTCTTTCATGTGAAGTGGTTAATAACAAATGATCAATCGTACGATAGCGGGCTGATGTAGAAATAACTGCTGTATTGAAAAGAATTGTTATTCTTGGTCAGCGTTCCGGAGATGGTGACCCGGATCTTTTTCTTCATTTTGTGTACCGGCGCCAACATGAGTTCTTCCTGGTTTACAGCGGCTACCACTCTTATCTGCCCCAGGCGCTTCTCGTAGCGGGTTACGGCCAGCTTTACTGCGGTTTCTATCTGCTCCTTTACTTCGTTGTTAGAGGCTTTGATATCGAAGTCGCGATCCCACCATTCGCAACCGTAATCGGGATCGTCTTTATTTTCTCCCAATACTGTTGTGATCAGTAAATGGATATGTTGTGATACGGATTCTTCCAGCGTAACGGCTGCCATATCCTTCTTTTGCAGGATCTGTGAGAAGTCCATCGGTAATTTATAATATCTCCCTTTCATCTTATCTGCTTAAAAAATTCCCAGAAATCCTTTCTTATCATACATAATCCTGATTTCTTTTACACAACCGTTCTCATCTTTTACCAGGTTTACTTTTTCTATTTTAAATTTCTTTTTACCATAAATGCGGGAGCAGAAATGGGAAAAATTATCGGTTTCTTTATCGTTGAGCAATACACGTGCACCCAGGTTATCACAAAGATATTTTGAGAAGTCGGCTGCATTTTTTTGCTTGTTGGTCACCTGTGTAAGCATGTATTGAAACTCGTCATCAGATACCGCCGGTACCCTTGGCTTTTCGGGCGCTGCCGGTATAGGTGCTGCTGCTGGCTCATCTACAGGGAAAGGAGCCGGTGTGTAATTATCACTGGCGGGTGCTGCCGCTTTTCCGGGGAATACACTGATGTGTTTCAACACCATGTGACTGCTATCATCGTTGATGATGAGTGACAACGTTCTTTCGCCTGGAGTGGAGAAGGTATAAGTAACGGATGAATTCGTATGTGTTTCAGCGTTATCCTGTACGAGCCGCCAGCTCCAGCTGCGTGCATTGGGTGTTTTATTAACGAAGGTGACGGCCCTGCCGGCAAGTGCTTCTGCTGGTCCTTCTATCACGGGGAATATATCGGCAGCGGTATTCACAGGTGTTTCGGAAATGCCCGTTACAATAATTACTTCTTTATTCCAGCTGCATTTACCGGATGTAAGCGTTACCCGATAGCTGCCTGCTTTGTTGAAAGCATGATACACCTGTGGTCCGGCTACATTGGCGGAGGAATCACCAAACTCCCAGGTGAAATCAGTACTTTTTTTATCTGCACTTTCTGCATGGAAGGTAATGACTTCTCCCACTGTATATGCTTTACCGGTGCTGTGTTGTTTATGGCTGAGTACAATATTGGTGTTGGTACAATCTTCCTTTACATCCATCTGAAAGGCAAGCAGGATAAGGCTTGCAACAAACAGGCCCAGGAATGTGTACAGTACCATGGGGTCAACATGACTGGCAATTTTCCCAAAGGGTCTGAATGAATTTACTTTACGTTCATTTTCGGGTTTACGGGGCGCCATCGGTTTTTCAGGTTTTTACAATTTTAATATTTTTTTAGATAAATTGCCGTAGTTAATTGCACAGAATTTTTTTTAATGCTCAAAATTTAAGCCACAGAATTAAAGCAATACGCTATTTTTGCTGGTAACAGTTAGCCCGGAAAGCCATAGTCCTTTGAATAGAAAATAGATAGTTATGCTAACCGTTTATCGTTAATAGCGAAACCCGGAAAAACCTAAATAATCCTCTTATGGTAAACAACGCCCAAAAGGCTGCGGTGCTGGAAGAAGTGCTTGACCATGTAAACGCGTTGCCCTACGATGTAAGGGCCGAAGTGGTGGTGGGCGAATTACTCGATAATCATGTACGGGAAGAAGAGATCGTGGTGGTGATGGAGAATGTGTTTACCCGTTCATTCAACAAGGATATTTTACATGCAAAACTGGATGACAGCCAGCCATATCAACCTTACATTGCCTTATCGCTTTCACGCGATGGCATCTATGACAGGTTGCCGGAAGGTTTATTCCATGAATTTTCACAACAGCAGCAACAGTACGGTACCGCCGACATGGTGGCCCGTTATAAAAAACAACAACAACAGCAACAGCAGGCACGGCGTTTTTTTCAGCCACTGGAAAATGAGTTTTTCCTGCAACGTGTATTCCTGGAGCAACGGGAAAAACACCTGTTATTTGATGTGTTTGGGAAAGATGCAGACCAGTTGTTCCATGTTTTCTGGGAACTCCCCGACGGACTTCCCGGTGCAGCAGCCAACAGGTTGGTAAAGCTGCTTCCATATATGCACCGCATAGCCGGTAATATGACGCTGGTGAAATTATGCCTGCAACTTGTACTGGAGCAGGAGGTGGAAATAGTGCGGGACCAGGCACCACAGGCCGTTGTGTCCGGTAGCAGCGCGCCCCTGGGTGCATGCGTACTCGGTGTAGATACCATGGTGGGAGAAGTGTTCTATACAGACA
The Chitinophaga sp. MM2321 DNA segment above includes these coding regions:
- a CDS encoding DUF5458 family protein; translation: MAELQKNQALQDQQNGGQSSAPQEADLALHIEDLAKYGGFDLLEATVEGAQNLNPDRKARRNIFLTEAAKKAERDKLRKTLSLWEKVLSDATELPEMVDYCNEHAAEADRVLSNNLGEAVEGTRELEQAYRNVALFFKNTEADKIKNISFINVELEQLKDLDNTRFIDAIQTELVNNYDRLDLRSNYSLLVIPGYLGSNKVLEKWAKIAHENKTMLVTDFAHLDAPDDVMEMFELANLTGGEIHRSNVIMSCNWLVGRGKFEEVGEQDNLYVPPSGALAGKIYKTLMSQVTAGKKFGGMNEVDGVRFELKKSEIASLEKMGLVPMVKEYGKVMAFSAKTLFNGDNLGLQTYSVVRVFDFVTKVLMDFLNRRAFENFNANTRKDLMKQIIRFLDGITGPDKLIEDFNIRRFEQDPIQKDRIHLDIHLKPYFPAKNFLIKMEGQKGDDAADWDTTYEQDK
- a CDS encoding lytic transglycosylase domain-containing protein gives rise to the protein MKCLYLTGLFICLLPHISTAQQVDFCGETVPMERDFVSYRLMDIIKQNLRYQGYLPSLRLKAEQYFPVIEPILAQYQVPPDFKYLPIVESGLTNATSPVGAQGVWQIMPGTAAELGLSVGAGYDERNHLIKATHAACKLIRLLHTQLKSWTLAAAAYNAGSGNISRNIRRQGSSDYYQLMLNNETAQYIYKIIAIKQLFESPELYLPGFGYNVFNKSSSDGSVFSTPPAGNSHAKEFNTIRITIGKHAPKRTSVVYAARLERNASFRDGELVSLRLQDDLQASGVYIRKNALLSGKGWLVSNRVYVDLGFGNTVILCAADGKKGVPPDQLKTGADVQLLSRDAHISTSLMKMRYGNVLADFSSSWSNNSSLR
- a CDS encoding PKD domain-containing protein, translating into MAPRKPENERKVNSFRPFGKIASHVDPMVLYTFLGLFVASLILLAFQMDVKEDCTNTNIVLSHKQHSTGKAYTVGEVITFHAESADKKSTDFTWEFGDSSANVAGPQVYHAFNKAGSYRVTLTSGKCSWNKEVIIVTGISETPVNTAADIFPVIEGPAEALAGRAVTFVNKTPNARSWSWRLVQDNAETHTNSSVTYTFSTPGERTLSLIINDDSSHMVLKHISVFPGKAAAPASDNYTPAPFPVDEPAAAPIPAAPEKPRVPAVSDDEFQYMLTQVTNKQKNAADFSKYLCDNLGARVLLNDKETDNFSHFCSRIYGKKKFKIEKVNLVKDENGCVKEIRIMYDKKGFLGIF
- a CDS encoding GPW/gp25 family protein, translating into MKGRYYKLPMDFSQILQKKDMAAVTLEESVSQHIHLLITTVLGENKDDPDYGCEWWDRDFDIKASNNEVKEQIETAVKLAVTRYEKRLGQIRVVAAVNQEELMLAPVHKMKKKIRVTISGTLTKNNNSFQYSSYFYISPLSYD